Genomic segment of Lagopus muta isolate bLagMut1 chromosome 3, bLagMut1 primary, whole genome shotgun sequence:
AAACACAAgaagctcctgcagctctgccacctGTTTGTGTGACTGTACCTGACCTCTTGTTTGTTATCATGCAAAACCTCCTGACATCACCCACCTCAGGCCAGGATGCTGTAAGTCCTTTGGCTTCTGTGCAAGATGCCCAAAATCTTAGCTCTGCCTTGGAGGGTTCAAAATCCAGTGCTGTCCTACATTTCCTTCCATTCTTTCTTATTGTCACCTCTCGTCTTGCCCTTCCATTGAGCTCATCTTCTCACCAAACCACTGGTATATCCCAATGCAAAAAAAACACAGTCACacacagatgttttgttttcattgtttgtttttgtactCTGTGCTTTCCAGCCATTTGTGTCCGTCTTATCTTTTCAGACTAGGAGCTCCTTACGCCTCGCACTGTATTTGTACAGGGCCTCACACAATAGTTTTCCTCTGCAATCAGTCCCTTCCTGCATTAGCCAGCATAATAAAACCAGCATGTATTGAGTAAGAATGAATCAGTTACTCcttaaagcattttgaaaatttGGAGGAGTCtgacataggaaaaaaaaaaaaaaaagaaaaaaaaaaaggaaaagaaaacagaaggaagaggcagaaaagaaacaaaacaaaatggaggAGACTATTCCCACTGAAAGCAACATCACCTCTAAGATGCAAAACACTCTTTCCTTTCACTTGCTTCCCTTCTTGATAATGTCAGGCTAGAACAACAAGCATTCCTCTCATTTATTCCTACATAACAATCCTGGGTTTGGTGTCTGActgtttcttcctccttctaggtttattttagtattttgcATTCAAACACCATATttggcagaaaggaaaagcagcaacttTATGACATTCTCCCTTTCCCCAAGATATAGATTGGGATATCAAAGACTTGCTGTTTTAGTACATGTTTGCTGAGCACCAAGTAgtatttaaattgttttcacttcttttcttcatctttccaCCTGTCAGAAGCAGTTATATCTTTAAAATCATACttccttctttatttcaggACTGAAATAGTCCCTGGTGCCTACTATAACAAAATGCAACACTCGAATTCTAAATATATCATGACCACGTGAGTGCCTGCATTAAGCCTTAAAAATACTGACCACTGAATGCACACATATGTACATGCACACAGACTGAACTGTTTCATTTGCACattaaatactgcattttaGGAGAGAAGCTGTtagactgaaggaaaaaaaaaaagtatttttccttccacttttaTTGCTGTACAACTTCCCTTTTCTTGCTTAGTCATAACACTGGagttcttttaattaaaaagttaaaatcatagaatctgtCTTTAAATTGGTGAAGTGCTAAGCAACAAATTGCCAGTGGCTCAAACAGTGTCAAACTCAACTGAGTGGAAATTCAGGTACAGTTTGCTAGTGACATGAAtgccaaataaaaacaaagactcATTTGGAGTAGGGAGAGCTCAAAATTATTCTAAGTCTGCTCTTAGCAGACAGACCGCACTCTGGGGCTCCTTTTCCCAGGTGGCTGTCATACAAAGCACATGTATATGGTGCATATGACAAGTCCATATGATGGGCATCACAAGGTACTCTGCACATGAAATATAAgagaattgtttcattttttgccCTCCTAATAAGATGGAAAACAGTTTGTAACCTGCCAGCTTCCCCCTGGCAGCTGATAAGCAGGGTCTGCATGCATCACTCTCATGCCTGAGAAATCATTATGTTACTCTACGTACACAGCAGAGACAAATTACTGATGTGTTAAGAGCAAAGAAGTGGCTACCCTGGAGGCTCTCAACCCCATTTCACATGCAAAGTGCATTCCTTGCTTTCCTCCCAATAAGCTCTGCCACTTTTCCCCAGCTCCAGTCACCCTCAGCCCCAGCATCTGTTGGCCCTAAGTGAGCATGGAGGTGCACACCCAGCTCCCTTGCAAGATACTGGGCAAGCCAGTTACTACCTACCCTGTGTGTCAGCAGGACCAACTCAGATTAGTACATTAAATGCACAGAGGGGCCTTCAGCTGAATTAGGACTAGAACTTTCAATACCTGGTAGTACCAAGATCCCTCTTCTGACCCTGTGTAACATGGTTAATATGTCAAATGGGGGGGAAAATAGATATGAAAGTAAACTTATTCAAAATAACCTTGTGATTAATGCAAGATTTTCTTGACCACAGTCTGAGTAAAAATACTACCACAACAGGCACATCAGGAAGAGGAACCGAGAGCACGGTTTGCCCTCCTCTGCTGGGGGTGGCTGCTGTCTGGGGCACTGGAGCTCTGCTCTCAAAAGAAAAGGTTCAGCAGCAAGAATGGCTACAACAAACCACAGCAGAGGACAGCAAAATTCTGCACTTCTAGgacaaaatgcatttgaagGTCACACTGGACCATCTGATTTTAACAGGATGTACACAAGTGTGGAATTTGGCCTGCATTCTTAAGACCTTATGCCTATGGtagcagaggaggaaaagaaagcctCTCCAGTTAAAACTGTAATTTGCAGAAGAGTAAAACCAATCCTACAGCTTGCTGGAGAAAAGGACAACAGTCCCATAGCAAACAATGtaagtgcagcctcagcaaacCTGAtaccagaaagagaaaagtgagAAACTTCAGTCCTGAAATTTGATGtgctatgggaaaaaaaaaatccttcctttttaattaaaaagtcttgtaaaagactttttaagACTTTTTGTAAActtgtaaaatataaaatgcagcAGCCATTATCACAGACAATCAATGCAAACGCATCCCTTTTCTAAGATGTATATTTAGGCCtatcagttttcttcttctttagtATTCAGCAAAATAGATAAGAACCAATTTCACACCCAAAGGAATGAGTTTCCTGGTGTTGGTTAGAGACAGTGGTTAATCCAGTCACCTTAATTCCTGTGAGAGAATCTGCTGTGCAACTCAAACTCTCACGTTTCACTCATGAGACAAGGGCTGAGCTTCAAGTGAGGTAAGAACTGGGACAGGGAAAGAGATGAGACAGCTCctcttgttaaaaataaagtgctGAATAGGGAGAGCACAGAAGAACAGCCTTACTGTTTGAACATCATGTGAAAAGTGTTCCAGTGTTTTCAGCCTGTCTCCAGAGAGATGGTTTTCCATCACAGCGGTTTCCATAAGGGCACTGTACATTACACAGGTAAAATATGGCAGCCCCACTTAACTCCAGACAAAGCTGCAGCTTTAGAACTACGTTTCATATCAATTGTACAGAGGTGCTTCAAGCAGCAGCTGATGGGTTTACACGCAAAACAAGTACAGTCCcataaacaacttttttttttaaaggattcaAATCCAAGAAATGTAGATGGGAAAACcaaatactgtgttttttaACTGTGCAAGTAATAACAGTGACAATATTTGAGTTAACTTGTCACTAGGACTTCTTGGAGTTGTGAAATGGacaagaaagcattaaaaaggGTGGGGGTTCTcagtttaatttaaatttctgttcTCCTGTGCACCCAACTTGTCCACAGGGGAGTTGACCCAAGTTATAGTTAAACCAAGTTGAGGACCCTTCTTGTAATTATTAATGACAAATGGATGGGTTTCATGAATCCTCCTTTGTTCCCTCCTCTTCCTGAACACTTTGACAGCCACATTGTCAAAGAGTGGTGGCCCCAACATTAGCTGCCTTTAAAAACCCCcaatattttatgaaagaagCTTGATGACACAATATCCCAGACTGCCTTACCACTGTACTTACTAAAAATGTGCAGTTATTAATACACAGCACTGGCAAGCATTGctttggggtcactatggggtttGCAGCCACTGGAGAAAGCACTACATTATATCCACCTTCCTCTACAATGAGATGGTCTTGAAAATGAGTTTAATTTACAGATAACATTGttcttcagagagagaaaaaaaaaaaaaaaggaacaaaaagaggAGGAGTATGTTAATATTTGCctaacaaaaccaacaaaaaaaatccacataaggccagaaaagaaagaatggtTAATCTCATGTTTCTAAGAGGGCattataaaacaaataatggtaaacaacaaaaatcagaagaaaaaaaaaaaaacatacaaaagtGGTTAATAgtgttcttttaaatatttactttgctGTTATTTGGAGCATAATTTGTTCCATTTAGTAGCGTTGGGCTCAAAGGACCGCTTTAACCCGAAGAGATTAATTATAGCCCTTGGAGTTATAAACACAAGTttgagaagcaaagcagaaaggagaggagagaaacacCTTCCATGCTGGCTATTAATGAGTTCACATGCTTAGGAGCAACACCACACAAGATGCACCCTTCCTGAATGAGCTTGCTGAAGGTAGGACTGGGGTTGGGTGTCCATAATCTGGGGAAAAATAGCCCCTGAGATGTCACAGAAtggaaaaagacctctaagtcatctagtccatctACCAATATCGTCCACTAAACCCTAGGTACccatctacatgtttcttgtgctgggagggCAGCATGACGTAACAGCAGAGGTAACTTGCTGCAGGTCACTGAGATAATTCTTGGGTATCCCccactgaaatacaaatttaCCTGCACCTTCTGAAGACATCCTCTGACCTTACATCTATCGCAACAGCATCAACGAAACTGCGACACGGAGCAATGCATGTTGGGCACAGGGCTCCATCCTGCCCACACACTTTGCTCACTGAGtgccccagccagcagccatcTTACCTAGCGAGGGGTCGGCCGCTCCCTCCTCTGAGCTCTCCTCAGCCCCCTCTTCCCCCAGGCCAGAGGTGGCCGAGTCCTCCAGAGCAGACGCGGAGTCAGGTGTGCTGGGCCCACTGACGGAACCCAAGTCCCCCTCTTCGCTGCTGGAGCCATAGCGGTCGGGCTGGGCGGCCGTCCCACCTTCACGGCAGCTTCTCCGTTCCTTGCGGTGCACCCGCGAGTGCAGCACCATTTGGTGGTAGGTGCGGAAGATCTTGCCGCACTCGAAGCACTCGGTGGACTTGTTCTGGGCGGCCCGCCTGCCCTGCCGTGAGGAGGGACGGTAGTCCACATCACCCTGGGCAGGCGGGCAGCTCTCCCCGGGCAAGACGTTGCTGGCCTTCTCCAGGCGCCCGCTGGGACAGCTCTTCTTCTTGGGGTTGCTGGAAGAGCTGGGCGAATCCTGCTCCCGCTTGCGCTTCTCCTGGTTGACGAGGATGTACTCCCTCTTATCTTTGTCGTAAGTCACATCCGCATCCGCCAGGGCCTCGTCCCACCCCAAATACTTCACATACTCGGAGGGCTCTGCTACTTTTCCTTTGGTGGCCAGCTGCCAAGCTTGGTAGCTACTGACTGGATCCAGCTCAGCTACTCTTTTTCCAGACTGTCCTCTTGTAACTCTATCCATCCCTACAGATGGCCTTAGACTGAGacactgcaagaaaaactgctttgttACTGAGGGGCTCAGGCTCCCATCGATTAAGCCCTCGGCTTTATCCCCAGTGCTGCCCCGCTGAGCCTGGTAGTGCACAGCATTATGTGCTTTTAGGCTTTCCATATTTGTAAACAGATTTCCACACTTGGCGCAGACTTCGTACAGGGACAGGCCAGTCACAATCGTCTCCTCCTGTATCACATCATTGATAGTGGCTATGAGCTCCAGCTcgtttttcagtttgtttttgctCCCAGATCTCGGGCCGTGTGACTTCATGTGGTTTTTGAGAAACCAGGGCTCTTTGAATCTTCTGCCACAAATGTGGCAGCCGTGATCAAATGAGCCCCTATGCTTTTTCATGTGAGCTTTAAGGAACCAGGTCTGACTGAAAGCCTGGCCACAGACTTCACAAGGAAACTCACCGGCACTCAGCTCACTCTTGCAGTTCTCAGTGTAGGCCTCCCCATTTGGGACCTGAGCAGTAACATGGTCCTTCTCCACATGGCTTAACAATGACTCCTCCCTCAGGGTCATGAAGCTACACAGCCTGCACTTGAATGGTTTGTGGATCTGGTGCAGGTGCTGCTCCAGGtccttcttcctttcaaatCTGCTTTTGCAGAAGGTGCATGGGTAAGCAGACAGCTTGCCATCCTCCTCAGCAGGCGTCACCTCTGTGATGtcctttttgctgcttcttaaCAAGATCTTGCTGCTGTCTAACTGAGCACTACCATTCAAGATCTTGTTGCAGGCAGACGTGCTTTTGGTGGGGCTGGTGCAGCCGCCAAGGCCCTCCGACACTCCCATCTCGCCCAGCTGAGCCTCTCCCATCTCCACCTCATGTCCCTGACTTAAAGTGCCTGCCCTGTGGCTACGGATGTGGATCTTCAGGTTGCCTTTTTGGGAAGCTCTGTGATCGCAGTAAGGGCATTTGTAGGGCTTCTCACCTGTGTGCTTCCTCATGTGCTGCGATAAGGAGCTCTGAAAAGGGAAACTTTTAccacaaatgcagcagctgtggcacaTGGTCTTGTCAGCATCCATGTCGTTCTTGCTCAGCTTGCCTGGGCTGGAGGATCTCCGTAATgccatttctgcttctctgctacGATCCATCTGTGTTACTGCAACAGTGGgtgagtggggcaggaggattAAAGCATgttcagcagcagaggagggTTGAACTGCGTTCTCAATCATACGGTTCTGCGGAGATGTTTTATTGCTTCATTCTTGGAGTAACATTTCTCCTTGCAGCTGCTCAAATCGCTGATTTATTTCTGCGTGTTCTGTAAGTGGATGGCGGAGATCACctggaacaagaagaaaagcacataaACTTACAAAAATCATGTAAGCAGAttcttaaatgtatttcaaCCCATTAATATTTTGACTTCAACAGATTCTGACGCTTGTGCCACACTCGTAAGCACACTATGCTACGATTTATTGCACCAAGAAGCAGCTTCTCTGATATTGTAGACTTCAATGGCAAGCATTCAAAGCACCATTAATAAAAtccaaaaggaagaaactatgaaaaaagaattaaatttcCATAAACTTACATCACGTTGTCTTTATAGAAAtgcaaactttaaaaatattttttgttttaaaaccaaGCAGAAGTGGCTAAAAAATGCAGCTTACatgaggaaaacatttcttgagGGGGTTATTACACTTCAAATCTGTGGCTTTACCATCATGAGTAATTTCATGTAAAATACTTACTTGCCAAAGATAAAAGGCTTTCCTAGAGACTTTAGCAAATATCACATTCCTGCTGGCAACTGCATTACTTTGCATCTCAGACAGTTCTGCTGTGCTTGATGTGGCATGCAAGGAGCAGGCGCAGAAACTGAGCACATTCAGTACTTTgattaaagagaaaatgagaatgcAGAGCCTGACAAAGCATTCCAGGTAACTAATAGTTATTTCCTGATGGGCAGTATGGATGAAATCTCCAAATATAATATTTAGTTTCAATCTGACAAAGTGAACTGATAACATGCTTAGGTATCAACTCATCTTAAAAGTGGGTGATTTATGTCAGCAAGACATACAGGAAACCACAAGAGCAACCACCTCAATGACAAAGAGCCTTAaccataaacaaacaaacaaaggaagcAGCAACTTCGATTAACAAAACAGATTAATAAAAGTCAAAAAGCTTTTGTGTTCTGCCACAGTTAAATACGATGGTCATTATCTGCCTCAGCAATGCAATATGCAATGCACCAGCATCCCTCCCCTTTTCATATAGCAAAAAAATCAATAGTTAGATTTTAATAGattgcttctttttcacttacaactgtaaaacaaaaatcttctCCCATTCCTATCCTCATTAAGAACTACAGACACCACATGACTAGATCAAAGGATACGACGGTCTGTAATGAACAGCACCAAACTATTATTGAGTTAAGAAAACATCAGCATCTTAAAATGTAActagcaaaaacaaaactacgTACTCATGCATCCATCATTTGAGATCTATGACTCAAAAAATAAAGAGCTACAGATCTAAAGTCACAAAGGTTTCTCATTGTATTCACCTTTGAACCTCTTCAGTACATAAATGAGTAAATGCAGTCTAATCACATCACCAGCACAAGCTTAACAAAAAGCAAGGTAAAGCTGATGCAACGCTCATCTCAGTTACACAGTATAGAATAACTTCATTATGTCTAAGTTAATTTAGTCCTCTTATTTGCTACAAAACCATTCATTTCTGGGTTTGATTTTCTACATCTTGTATCTGTACAGCATGTTACAAGCTATCAACAGCATCTATTCAAACCACTTTTTTTCATAGAGAGCTGATACTAATATCTAAAACAGATGTATCACAAATGCAATTTCATTTCTtgaacaaagcatttttatattACAACTAGTTTGGAAGTAACATATTAGCCTGGGGGTGAGGGGTGGAAATCATATCAGATCACAAATTCAGAAGTCCATATAAGCAGGAAGTGTGCCAACAAGAGCATCTGAATTAATCTCTGAAATTTGTCATTTAAGACCAAGTGAAGGGGCTGCCTGACAGCAAACTGAGTATATGAAGGATGGCAGCCGCTGGAAGTTTTTTGCTGTCTCAGATGGTACAAATATGCAAAATCGCAAATAAAAACATGGTTTCCACTGCTGAGGGAACTGACGGATGAAACAACACAgagtaatattttcatttatgtgaCTCATAACACAAGACTGCCAAGTAGCAACCCAGATTGTCTCATAACCAAAGGCTTGACCTAAAATTCATTAAACAGTAAGAAGAAACAGCAAGGTAATACTTTTTGCCTTTCACACTATAGTATACTTGAATaggctgcagctgcttctgaaatgttctgtggagagaggggggaaagaaaacaactagTAAGCCTTGGGGACAGACTGTCCTGGGTATTTTAGATGCCTTCTACATTCCACATTTTCTGCACTTTACACCAGCAAGAACGCTGCTTAATAGTAAGCTTTTATACAAacaacctttctttttttgttgttgttggttttttttttaaatgtaggtCTCATTCTAATTCAACTTTCTATACTGTTTCTTGTCTGAAAATTCAAGAGTGTTAAAAGTCAAACTTAGACAAGAATGCTGCATGCCAC
This window contains:
- the ZNF516 gene encoding zinc finger protein 516: MIENAVQPSSAAEHALILLPHSPTVAVTQMDRSREAEMALRRSSSPGKLSKNDMDADKTMCHSCCICGKSFPFQSSLSQHMRKHTGEKPYKCPYCDHRASQKGNLKIHIRSHRAGTLSQGHEVEMGEAQLGEMGVSEGLGGCTSPTKSTSACNKILNGSAQLDSSKILLRSSKKDITEVTPAEEDGKLSAYPCTFCKSRFERKKDLEQHLHQIHKPFKCRLCSFMTLREESLLSHVEKDHVTAQVPNGEAYTENCKSELSAGEFPCEVCGQAFSQTWFLKAHMKKHRGSFDHGCHICGRRFKEPWFLKNHMKSHGPRSGSKNKLKNELELIATINDVIQEETIVTGLSLYEVCAKCGNLFTNMESLKAHNAVHYQAQRGSTGDKAEGLIDGSLSPSVTKQFFLQCLSLRPSVGMDRVTRGQSGKRVAELDPVSSYQAWQLATKGKVAEPSEYVKYLGWDEALADADVTYDKDKREYILVNQEKRKREQDSPSSSSNPKKKSCPSGRLEKASNVLPGESCPPAQGDVDYRPSSRQGRRAAQNKSTECFECGKIFRTYHQMVLHSRVHRKERRSCREGGTAAQPDRYGSSSEEGDLGSVSGPSTPDSASALEDSATSGLGEEGAEESSEEGAADPSLDEKPYRCSFSEEETPMVTSQLEETTKLGSHNTRENEASESKPEIPALVSTVESVIKDPFSKYQDLKGSADIKMPAFHHSQGLPCSSHFAGFVSGVGQTSSNMVMDLKTSLEMQASHSRENLLDLHREHPLIEKGAEAEEAAPLDLSEKSTRDNSCNKNLNISLQAALIIYPCPFCSHKTYYPEVLWMHKRILHKISCNSMVPPWVQQNGFKSIKNNLVFLARSGRTGPPPALGGKECQPLPVARFTRTQVPSALPGSKSSSLPVGMTAKSGSMHQSKDSHAFGHCGPCLSGLDGYRQPKVNHSQEQYNTAAQQPPLKNKYEANSKLMQMGAYSGSITPTQTVISRPSMQPTNSKQVEKYVVPQGSTGFLPSGKHCASDSMKAKYNPPPQYHPLCKSEQYTKHEEPSVPQRESHIKAGNEMRTLANCTAVTRASPLMQPQPGAAGVSSVLHSNKQDLGSDGHEKRLDILNIFKTYIPKDLASLYQTCGANSPVLDHAGMLRTQTRQGDCVCRECGKCFNQPSHLRTHQRSHTVVFESNGLRGTEVHTTSADAPKQGRDHTGADVAHTLPLHKGT